From a region of the Branchiostoma floridae strain S238N-H82 chromosome 13, Bfl_VNyyK, whole genome shotgun sequence genome:
- the LOC118429298 gene encoding solute carrier organic anion transporter family member 4A1-like → MAAGDVPMNILNPEAGMVSPGSTQNNQLNYNNIRLSLDEPPYTPTAKVYKIMAAPPKRFGWGRFTPGFLQVFNSPRWLLIFMCIGAALAGAISSGFVPIILTTLEFRFGLSSTQSALLVITYDIFGVILIPIITYYGGKRMANKKEGQMVVIKLLGT, encoded by the exons ATGGCAGCTGGTGACGTCCCCATGAA CATTCTTAACCCGGAGGCAGGCATGGTTTCACCAGGTAGTACCCAAAACAACCAACTGAACTATAACAACATTCGCCTGTCCCTGGACGAGCCACCGTACACTCCGACTGCCAAGGTTTACAAGATTATGGCTGCACCGCCCAAAAGGTTCGGCTGGGGGCGCTTCACACCGGGGTTTCTTCAAGTCTTCAACTCACCACGATGGCTTCTGATCTTCATGTGCATCGGAGCTGCGCTGGCA GGTGCCATCTCATCGGGGTTCGTGCCGATTATCTTGACCACTCTGGAGTTCCGGTTCGGCCTGTCCAGCACACAGAGCGCCCTGCTGGTCATCACTTACGACATCTTCGGCGTTATCCTCATACCCATCATAACGTACTACGGAGGCAAGCGCATGGCAAACAAG AAAGAAGGCCAGATGGTTGTGATCAAGCTTCTCGGGACCTGA
- the LOC118429297 gene encoding vicilin-like seed storage protein At2g18540: protein MTNVNLAIDLADYDSMKETVFALVKTVQHQVKAIDELKKYLIQLSQELDEGESESEFEDQGTSEIPTEQDDEKETEKAEEKAEPAAEEAKKEAEKEEPKAEPAAEEAKKETEKEEPKADPAAEEAKKEEPKAEPAAEEAKKEAEKEEPKAEPAKKETEKEEPKAEPAAEEAKKEAEKEEPKAEPAAEEAKKETEKEEPKAEPAAEEAKKEAEKEEPKAEPAAEEAKKEAEKEEPKAEPLKRRRKRLKIQNRKLNRQLKRRRKRLKRRNQKLNRQLKRRRKRLKRRNQKLTRQLKRRRKKLKIQNRKLNRQLKRRRKRLKRRNQKLNRQLKS from the exons atGACCAACGTCAACCTCGCGATCGACCTTGCTGATTACGACAGCATGAAGGAGACGGTCTTCGCTCTGGTCAAGACCGTCCAGCACCAGGTCAAGGCCATCGACGAGCTGAAGAAGTACCTGATTCAGCTCAGCCAGGAGCTGGACGAGGGCGAGTCAGAAAGTGAATTCGAAGACCAGgggacatcagaaatacctacagAAC AGGACGACGAAAAGGAGACTGAAAAGGCGGAAgaaaaagctgaaccggcagctgaagaggcgaagaaagagGCTGAaaaggaggaaccaaaagctgaaccggcagctgaagaggcgaagaaagagACTGAaaaggaggaaccaaaagctgaCCCGGCAGCTGAAGAAGCAAAgaaggaggaaccaaaagctgaaccggcagctgaagaggcgaagaaagagGCTGAaaaggaggaaccaaaagctgaaccg gcgaagaaagagACTGAaaaggaggaaccaaaagctgaaccggcagctgaagaggcgaagaaagagGCTGAaaaggaggaaccaaaagctgaaccggcagctgaagaggcgaagaaagagACTGAaaaggaggaaccaaaagctgaaccggcagctgaagaggcgaagaaagagGCTGAaaaggaggaaccaaaagctgaaccggcagctgaagaggcgaagaaagagGCTGAaaaggaggaaccaaaagctgaaccg ctgaagaggcgaagaaagagGCTGAAGATACAGAACAgaaagctgaaccggcagctgaagaggcgaagaaagagGCTGAaaaggaggaaccaaaagctgaaccggcagctgaagaggcgaagaaagagACTGAaaaggaggaaccaaaagctgacccggcagctgaagaggcgaagaaagaaACTGAAGATACAGAACAgaaagctgaaccggcagctgaagaggcgaagaaagagGCTGAaaaggaggaaccaaaagctgaaccggcagctgaagag ctga
- the LOC118429294 gene encoding uncharacterized protein LOC118429294 encodes MNQISVGNNVVWGVNRGYDVYIRLGISSSSPQGSDWRPMPGKLKQVYVSPTSNQVWGVDAGDNIFRRTGITASNPAGEGWEHIDGKMKFVTVGAVGVWGVDTNDQIYYRTGTYGNEDSPGTGWEQVSGSALKQISSGNGQVWGVSSNNQIYLRRGFSAGTPQGTTWQQVEGGLIEVYISSSSRQVWGVNLDNKIYRRQIIEDEKKEVEDTEQKAEPAAEEAKKEPEKTEQKAEPPAEEAKKEPEKVEEQKAESAAEETKKEPEKVEEQKAESAAEEAKKEEPKAEPAAEEAKKEEQKTEPAAEEAKKEEPKAEPAAEEAKGNEGGPKAEPAAEEAKKEEQKAEPAAEEAKKEELKAEPATEEAKKEEPKAEPAAEEAKKEDPKAEPAAEEAKKEPIKVEEKAEPAAEEAKKEPEKAEEKAEPVAEDAEDTDSEADDEETKTKKDAVKKLAAELGVQSWLDKLKEQKKKLQKENKELKAKMKSEATWITGNPPWVIESSGKEETGHEASNVLNSSADLFWRAEYAEEQHHNHWYIVFDFRTEYTLSQIKLTNVGDTAHDVKSFTLQTSACSNPFCWSNVKEFTDVPSGSKAPQVFGGFEASARYWRVLVTRTHDGLQPNIVQIQFFGKKGEWLYGNPPVAVESSGKPRAEGSDIYDGSKVLDGNAATFWSDVQEGQTSWHIVFDFLAKYVLSGLRITTVGDTAHDVRSFTLQKSTSPGAPYTWTDVRTVTDVKAGLTTAQEFSSGFECTTAARYWRLVINSTHSTQQPHIVEVSFFGYPDEADSYKHVKSNVVSVLLSENRALKVKVADQQKLLEQMMAIVKGCDTCSDKANQLGQGQPAG; translated from the exons ATGAATCAGATCTCAGTCGGAAACAACGTTGTGTGGGGAGTCAACAGGGGCTATGATGTCTATATCCGATTAG GAATAAGTTCGAGTTCTCCTCAAGGATCTGACTGGCGCCCGATGCCAGGAAAGCTGAAACAGGTGTATGTCAGCCCAACCAGCAATCAGGTGTGGGGCGTAGACGCCGGGGATAACATCTTCCGGCGAACTGGAATCACAGCAAGCAATCCAGCAG GAGAAGGATGGGAGCACATCGATGGGAAGATGAAATTCGTGACGGTTGGAGCAGTCGGCGTCTGGGGTGTGGACACCAACGACCAGATCTACTATCGCACGGGAACATACGGCAATGAGGATTCACCTGGAACTGGGTGGGAACAGGTCAGCGGCAGCGCCTTGAAACAAATCTCGTCAGGAAATGGCCAAGTGTGGGGCGTCAGCAGCAACAACCAGATCTACCTACGACGCG GTTTCAGCGCTGGGACACCTCAGGGTACTACCTGGCAGCAAGTTGAAGGAGGTCTGATAGAAGTTTACATCAGCTCTAGCAGCCGCCAAGTATGGGGTGTGAACCTAGACAACAAGATCTACAGACGACAAATCATAG AGGACGAAAAAAAGGAGGTTGAAGATACAGAacaaaaagctgaaccggcagctgaagaggcgaagaaagaaCCTGAAAAGACGGAACAAAAGGCTGAACCgccagctgaagaggcgaagaaagaaCCTGAAAAGGTAGAAGAACAAAAAGCTGAATCTGCAGCTGAAGAGACCAAGAAAGAACCTGAAAAGGTAGAAGAACAAAAAGCTGAATCTGCAGCTGAAGAGGCAAAgaaggaggaaccaaaagctgaaccggcagctgaagaggcaaAGAAGGAAGAACAAAAAactgaaccggcagctgaagaggcaaagaaggaggaaccaaaagctgaaccggcagctgaagaggcaaa aggcaaCGAAGGAGGaccaaaagctgaaccggcagctgaagaggcgaagaaggaGGAACAAAAggctgaaccggcagctgaagag gcgaagaaggaGGAACTGAAAGCCGAACCGGCaactgaagaggcgaagaaggaggaaccaaaagctgaaccggcagctgaagaggcgaagaaggaGGATccaaaagctgaaccggcagctgaagaggcgaagaaggaGCCTATAAAGGTGGAAGAAAAggctgaaccggcagctgaagaggccaAGAAAGAACCTGAAAAGGCGGAAGAAAAAGCTGAACCGGTAGCTGAAGACGCTGAGGACACAGATTCAGAGGCTGATGATGAAGAAACTAAGACAAAAAAGGATGCCGTGAAAAAACTTGCTGCTGAACTTGGCGTTCAGAGTTGGCTGGATAAACTAAAGGAGCAGAAGAAGAaattgcaaaaagaaaacaaagaactgAAGGCAAAAATGAAATCGGAAG CAACCTGGATCACCGGCAATCCACCATGGGTGATAGAGTCGTCGGGAAAGGAGGAGACGGGTCACGAAGCGAGCAATGTCCTGAACAGCAGCGCAGACTTGTTCTGGAGGGCCGAGTACGCCGAGGAGCAGCATCACAACCACTGGTACATCGTGTTTGACTTCCGTACGGAGTACACGCTGTCCCAGATCAAACTCACCAACGTCGGGGACACAGCCCATGATGTGAAGAGTTTCACCCTCCAAACGTCGGCCTGTTCCAACCCTTTCTGCTGGTCCAACGTCAAAGAGTTCACGGACGTCCCGTCAGGCTCCAAGGCACCACAGGTGTTCGGTGGATTTGAAGCTTCTGCAAGATACTGGCGGGTTTTAGTGACAAGAACTCACGACGGCCTTCAACCGAACATTGTTCAGATTCAGTTCTTTGGCAAGAAAG GAGAGTGGCTATACGGCAACCCTCCTGTGGCCGTGGAATCGTCCGGCAAACCCCGCGCGGAAGGCAGTGACATTTACGACGGCTCCAAAGTTCTTGACGGGAACGCCGCGACCTTCTGGAGTGACGTGCAGGAAGGACAGACCAGCTGGCACATCGTCTTCGACTTCCTGGCCAAGTACGTCCTCTCCGGCCTGCGGATCACCACTGTGGGCGACACCGCGCACGATGTCCGCTCATTCACGCTGCAGAAGTCGACGTCTCCCGGTGCTCCGTACACGTGGACAGATGTCAGGACCGTCACAGATGTCAAGGCTGGGCTGACAACAGCACAGGAGTTCAGCAGTGGTTTCGAGTGCACTACGGCAGCCAGATACTGGCGTCTGGTCATCAACTCCACACACAGCACGCAGCAGCCACACATCGTGGAGGTCAGCTTCTTCGGCTACCCCG atgaagcggacaGCTACAAGCACGTGAAGTCCAATGTGGTGTCTGTGCTGCTGAGTGAGAACAGAGCTCTGAAGGTCAAGGTGGCCGACCAGCAGAAGCTCCTGGAACAGATGATGGCAATCGTCAAAGGTTGCGACACGTGCAGCGACAAGGCCAACCAGCTCGGCCAAGGGCAGCCTGCGG GTTAA
- the LOC118429710 gene encoding solute carrier organic anion transporter family member 4A1-like: protein MCAGPMYTVGVAYLDESVETQYSGLYIAILYAMTAVGPGLGTVICGEIFNLWIDWPDKDGGALKPSDSNWLGNWWLGFPIFGCLGILAALPLLGYPRKLPARDFESELSATETAENDVIATHVHNGDPKHDSEASVVTRLKIGLRELKTTLAVLFKNQTYMFLTFAGAIDALGYSGIFTFSPKLSELMLDANTVNTSWYFGLAIVLGDAGGALFGGWITKYFGVNCKKMLGAVVVLSLLSQLGNLVFLMYCEDAPRVMLAQADSMNCTAGCLCDPTLYDPVCGSNGVEYFSACHAGCFQYNPANLTYSSCGCITEYWLSKNVTSGFTTSARTGTCSRNCVPWVMPLYFSIITTLGFVALATIPMYTEVTLRIVPGQLRSFALGVQWTITKLLGLIPGSLIFGYVIDLSCIQWEDKCGTRGSCLTYDNRKVGLNVFAVAAVVGVVAMFLYVMAYWTYKPKDGRDGEEGHAGTGHSTK, encoded by the exons ATGTGCGCAGGCCCCATGTACACGGTGGGCGTGGCTTATCTGGACGAGAGCGTGGAGACGCAGTACTCCGGACTGTACATAG CTATCCTGTACGCCATGACAGCCGTGGGGCCCGGACTCGGTACTGTGATCTGTGGGGAGATTTTCAACCTGTGGATTGATTGGCCTGACAAGGACGG AGGGGCTCTCAAGCCGAGCGACTCCAACTGGCTGGGGAACTGGTGGCTCGGCTTTCCCATCTTCGGCTGTCTGGGGATCCTGGCAGCCCTGCCGCTTCTCGGGTACCCCCGCAAGTTACCAG CACGGGATTTTGAGTCGGAGCTCAGCGCCACGGAAACAGCcgaaaatgacgtcattgcaACACACGTGCATAACGGAGATCCGAAGCACGACAGCGAGGCTAGTGTTGTTACTCGTCTGAAGATCGGTCTGAGGGAGTTGAAGACGACATTAGCTGTTCTCTTCAAGAATCAAACTTACATGTTTCTTACTTTTGCTG GAGCCATAGATGCCCTAGGGTACAGTGGCATCTTCACCTTCTCACCAAAACTGTCCGAGTTGATGTTAGATGCCAACACTGTCAACACGTCCTGGTACTTTG GTCTCGCCATTGTTCTGGGGGACGCAGGCGGAGCCCTGTTTGGTGGTTGGATCACCAAGTATTTTGGAGTGAACTGTAAGAAGATGTTGGGTGCAGTGGTGGTCCTGTCTCTCCTCTCGCAGCTTGGCAACTTGGTGTTCCTCATGTACTGTGAGGACGCCCCGAGAGTGATGCTTGCACAGGCCGATAG CATGAACTGCACGGCAGGCTGCCTGTGTGACCCCACCCTGTACGACCCGGTTTGCGGCAGCAATGGTGTGGAGTATTTCTCCGCCTGCCACGCCGGATGTTTCCAGTACAACCCCGCAAATCTG ACCTACTCCAGCTGTGGCTGTATCACCGAGTACTGGCTCAGCAAAaacgtcacttccgggttcacTACATCTGCTCGAACCGGCACGTGTTCACGTAACTGCGTCCCCTGGGTCATGCCCCTGTACTTCTCCATCATCACCACCCTGGGGTTCGTCGCCTTGGCAACCATTCCAATGTACACCGAAGTGACCTTGAG GATTGTTCCTGGTCAACTGAGATCCTTCGCACTTGGAGTTCAATGGACGATTACCAAACTCCTCG GTTTGATCCCGGGTTCTCTCATCTTCGGTTACGTCATTGACTTGTCTTGCATTCAATGGGAGGACAAATGTGGAACTAGGGGGTCTTGCCTGACCTACGACAACCGTAAGGTCGGTCTAAACGTGTTCGCCGTGGCTGCAGTAGTCGGAGTGGTCGCCATGTTTCTCTACGTCATGGCATACTGGACATACAAGCCCAAGGACGGAAGGGATGGAGAGGAAGGGCATGCTGGGACCGGACATTCCACAAAATAA